The proteins below are encoded in one region of Engystomops pustulosus chromosome 8, aEngPut4.maternal, whole genome shotgun sequence:
- the LOC140074689 gene encoding cytoplasmic phosphatidylinositol transfer protein 1-like — protein sequence MLVKEYRICMPLTTDEYRIGQLYTISKHSHQESDRGEGVEVMENRAHHDPVYGDGQYTEKRLHLSSKLPSWARAVVPRMFYVCEKAWNYYPYTVTEYTCSFLPKFSIHIETRYSDDCGDNDSIFGADVADEAHEVTHLDIAYDEIPERYFKSSEDLRHFVSSKTGRGPLKEGWRSHMQPIMCSYKLVNVKFEVWGLQTRVEQFVHKVIRDLLIVGHRQAFAWVDEWYGMTMTEVREYEKETQAATNEKIGPVAPTITITPESHCPTIRSAPATPITGEPPEFLTLPKERPRKTSAPDTLTLPELRERANGPASNHPSPTDS from the exons ATGCTGGTGAAGGAGTATCGGATCTGTATGCCGCTTACAACTGATGAG tacaGGATCGGGCAGCTATACACCATCAGTAAGCATAGCCACCAGGAGAGTGATCGGGGCGAGGGTGTGGAGGTGATGGAGAACCGGGCCCATCATGATCCTGTCTATGGGGACGGCCAGTACACAGAGAAGAGGCTGCACCTGTCCAG TAAGTTACCCAGCTGGGCTCGGGCCGTGGTCCCCCGGATGTTCTACGTGTGTGAAAAGGCCTGGAACTACTACCCCTACACGGTGACAG AATATACG TGCTCCTTTCTCCCAAAATTCTCCATCCACATCGAGACCAGATACTCGGACGACTGTGGCGATAACGACAGT ATATTCGGTGCAGATGTAGCAGACGAGGCCCATGAGGTCACCCACCTGGACATCGCCTACGATGAGATCCCCGAGCGCTACTTCAAGAGTTCAGAG GATCTCCGGCACTTTGTCTCCAGTAAAACCGGACGCGGACCCTTGAAGGAGGGATGGAGGAGCCACATGCAGCCCATTATGTGCTCATACAAGCTGGTCAATGTCAAGTTTGAGGTGTGGGGGCTCCAGACACGAGTGGAACAGTTTGTACACAAG GTGATTCGAGATCTGCTGATTGTGGGGCATCGTCAGGCCTTTGCCTGGGTGGACGAGTGGTACG GAATGACCATGACAGAAGTGCGGGAGTACGAGAAGGAGACGCAGGCGGCCACCAATGAGAAGATAGGCCCCGTGGCTCCGACCATCACCATCACACCGGAGAGCCACTGCCCAACCATCCGCAGCGCCCCCGCAACCCCCATCACCGGGGAACCTCCAGAATTCCTCACCCTCCCCAAGGAAAGACCACGCAAGACCTCGGCCCCCGACACCCTGACCCTACCTGAACTCAGAGAGCGAGCGAACGGCCCGGCCAGTAATCACCCGTCCCCTACCGACAGCTGA